In Planctomycetota bacterium, the sequence GCGTCGAATGCGGCGCCTACCACCAGCGCCGAGGCGGCCGTCCGTGCGGCGAGGCGCGCGTGGCGAGCGTCGGCCACGAGCGCGATCTCCCCGGGCCGCGCGTTGTGGAGGCCCGCAACGCCGTGGATCTCTGTCTCAGGGTCTCCCCTGAGGGTGCTCTTCGTGAGGGCAGCGAGGGCGGCTAGCGTGGCGGCCACTGCGAGAGTCTCCTGTGCGTGCAGGCGGCTACTTGCCGGGGTCCTTGGGCTTGTCCCCGCCTTCCTTGGCCCCGGCCTCAGGCTTCGCGGGCGGCTTCGAGGGATGCAGCCGCTCCCGCTCGGCCTTCGCACTCTGATACCGGCTGTTCAGGCGCTTGATGATGGCATCGGTGAAGTCCAGCCCCGGGTTGCTGAACAGCACGTTCTGGCCGTCAATCCGGCGGTTGAGTTCCATGTAGCGCGTGCGCGGACGCAGGGTCTGATCCAGGTCGCCCACATCCGTGTCGCGGGTTCTGAGGACGATGTCGTAGCCCGCCTCGCGCGCATAGGCTTGGACCTCGTCGCGGATCTTCTTGTAGATGCCGAGCGTGAAGTCGTAGAGCTTGTTGTAGAGGTGGTCTTCGGTGGCGTCGCGGTAGCTGCGGAATTCGCGCGAGGTCTCCTCGAGGAGCTTATCGTTGGCCTTGGCTTCCTCGCTCTCGGGCCGCAGGAGCTTGCCCTTCTCCTCGAGCTCGCGGACCCGGTCGCCCAACTCGCGGAGGCGCGTGGTGCGCTTCTCCTCCACCTGGCGCAGCTCGGCGTTCATGTCCACCTTCTCCTCGAGTTCGTCGAAGACGCGCACGATGTCCACGGCGCCGATGCGCAGGGCGCGGCCGTGGCCGGCCGC encodes:
- a CDS encoding OmpH family outer membrane protein; amino-acid sequence: MRCFTHTLAILALAIGLGPAAEPDDHPLRKELEQLKQQLAALAAAGHGRALRIGAVDIVRVFDELEEKVDMNAELRQVEEKRTTRLRELGDRVRELEEKGKLLRPESEEAKANDKLLEETSREFRSYRDATEDHLYNKLYDFTLGIYKKIRDEVQAYAREAGYDIVLRTRDTDVGDLDQTLRPRTRYMELNRRIDGQNVLFSNPGLDFTDAIIKRLNSRYQSAKAERERLHPSKPPAKPEAGAKEGGDKPKDPGK